A single Methanobrevibacter boviskoreani JH1 DNA region contains:
- a CDS encoding NAD(P)-dependent glycerol-1-phosphate dehydrogenase encodes MDSKTIQMPREVHIGPNVIYETGEIARNLRLPGEPLVVTGNRTLKIGGKLVYDSLEEAGFNPEIIQVSDATQKYVSKVEDKLAENSFALGVGGGKVIDVAKLASTNKNSYFISVPTTASHDGIASPMASIKNSKGSVSVKAHAPMALIADSEILKNAPFRFLVSGCADIVSNYTAVKDWRLAQRLQNVSFSESAAALSLMTAKLIIDSADSIKEGLELSARLVAKMLFSSGMAISIAGSSRPASGSEHLFSHALDKIAKKPALHGEQCGLGTIMMMNLQGGDWKFIRDALKSMKAPTTAYDLDLDPEDIIDALTMAHTIRPERYTILGDRGISRDAARNLAIKTGVI; translated from the coding sequence ATGGATTCTAAAACTATTCAAATGCCGAGGGAAGTTCATATTGGTCCAAATGTCATTTATGAAACAGGTGAAATTGCTCGTAATTTAAGACTTCCTGGTGAACCTTTAGTTGTGACAGGTAACCGTACCTTAAAAATTGGAGGGAAATTGGTATATGATAGTTTAGAGGAAGCAGGATTTAACCCTGAGATTATTCAGGTTAGTGATGCTACTCAAAAGTATGTTTCAAAGGTTGAAGACAAATTAGCTGAGAACTCTTTTGCATTAGGGGTTGGTGGTGGTAAAGTTATAGATGTTGCTAAACTAGCCTCAACTAATAAGAATTCTTATTTCATATCAGTACCAACAACAGCTTCTCATGATGGAATTGCTTCACCTATGGCATCTATTAAAAACTCAAAAGGTTCTGTTTCAGTTAAAGCACATGCTCCAATGGCTTTAATTGCGGATTCTGAAATATTAAAAAATGCACCTTTTAGATTTTTGGTTTCTGGATGTGCAGATATTGTATCAAATTATACTGCCGTGAAGGATTGGCGTCTTGCACAAAGACTTCAAAATGTAAGTTTTTCCGAATCAGCAGCGGCACTATCTTTGATGACTGCAAAATTAATAATAGATTCTGCAGATAGTATTAAGGAAGGTTTGGAACTTAGTGCCAGATTGGTTGCTAAAATGTTATTTAGCAGTGGTATGGCAATAAGTATCGCTGGTTCAAGTAGGCCTGCAAGTGGTTCTGAACATTTGTTTTCCCATGCTTTAGATAAAATTGCTAAAAAGCCAGCTTTACATGGCGAACAATGTGGTTTAGGTACTATTATGATGATGAATCTTCAAGGTGGAGATTGGAAATTTATTAGGGATGCTTTAAAAAGTATGAAAGCCCCTACAACTGCATATGATTTGGATTTAGATCCTGAGGATATTATTGATGCTTTAACAATGGCACATACTATTAGGCCTGAAAGATATACAATTTTAGGAGATAGGGGAATATCTAGAGATGCAGCTCGTAATTTAGCTATAAAGACAGGAGTTATTTAG
- a CDS encoding UPF0179 family protein — protein MITLVGKDFAREGTKFIFYGPAEECKNCRYKSSCIDSLEKNRMYEIISVRNNDQNCPLHAEGKVVPVEVQKADIPILFNSKKVFEGSTIVYDSPDCDVYCEYHDLCFPEGLYNNDKCIIIKDLGRFEGVCKKGLTLNKLYINFIE, from the coding sequence ATGATAACATTGGTAGGAAAGGATTTTGCCCGTGAAGGAACTAAATTTATTTTTTATGGTCCTGCAGAGGAATGTAAAAACTGTAGATATAAATCTTCATGTATAGATTCCTTGGAGAAAAATAGAATGTATGAGATTATATCTGTTAGAAACAATGATCAAAATTGTCCTCTTCATGCTGAAGGAAAGGTTGTTCCAGTTGAAGTTCAGAAAGCAGATATTCCTATTTTATTTAATTCTAAAAAGGTATTTGAAGGTTCAACTATAGTCTATGATTCTCCTGATTGTGATGTCTATTGTGAATATCATGACCTTTGTTTCCCTGAGGGATTATATAATAATGATAAGTGTATTATCATAAAAGATTTAGGTAGATTTGAAGGAGTTTGTAAGAAGGGTTTAACTTTAAATAAACTTTATATAAATTTTATTGAATAA
- the rpiA gene encoding ribose-5-phosphate isomerase RpiA, whose product MNLKQDVGYKAALEVKDGQILGLGTGSTTHYFIEKVGMRVKEEGIEVMGIPTSYQSALLAQQWNIPLTSLDEHSIDLAVDGADEIDPDLNLIKGGGAAHTMEKIVDYSADKLIIIADESKYVSQLGATPVPVEVIPKAKTTVSNALKDMGAEPLVRMAVNKDGPVITDNGNFIIDAKFNEISSPIDLEIDLNTLPGVVENGIFTEMVDKVILGTKDGIREITL is encoded by the coding sequence ATGAATCTTAAACAAGATGTTGGTTATAAAGCAGCTTTGGAAGTTAAAGATGGTCAAATTTTAGGTCTTGGTACTGGATCTACTACTCATTACTTTATTGAAAAGGTAGGTATGAGAGTTAAGGAAGAGGGTATTGAGGTTATGGGAATTCCTACTTCATATCAATCTGCGTTACTTGCACAACAGTGGAATATTCCATTAACTAGTCTTGATGAACATAGTATTGATTTAGCAGTTGATGGTGCAGATGAAATCGATCCGGATTTAAACCTAATCAAGGGTGGTGGAGCAGCCCATACAATGGAGAAGATTGTAGACTATTCCGCGGACAAACTTATTATTATTGCAGATGAGTCTAAATATGTTAGTCAATTAGGTGCTACACCGGTACCTGTCGAAGTTATTCCTAAGGCTAAAACCACTGTTTCAAATGCCTTAAAGGATATGGGTGCAGAACCTCTTGTAAGAATGGCGGTAAATAAGGATGGTCCTGTAATAACTGATAATGGTAATTTTATCATTGACGCTAAATTTAATGAGATTTCATCTCCTATAGATTTAGAAATAGATTTAAACACTCTTCCAGGTGTAGTTGAAAATGGAATTTTTACTGAAATGGTGGATAAAGTTATATTAGGTACTAAAGATGGAATCAGAGAAATAACTTTATGA
- a CDS encoding FAD-dependent oxidoreductase, which yields MKVVIIGGGAGGMPTASNIRKIDKDIEITVITRDNYIAYSPCAIPYVLSNTIETFDDIVMKTPEDYKEKDIEVLTNSEVTDVDNDKKELTYTSEGEVKTMKYDKLVLATGGNSFIPPIPGADLDGVFKIRNINDGKKVKEWIKNCKNVVVTGAGLIGIEIAYAFKELGLNVTLNEMLPQIVPRSLDPDMAEIVTEYLKSEGLNIVLGKPITEIKGDGKVESVVVDGTDENPADMVILATGVRPELNLAEMIGCDIGRWAILVNDKMETSVKDVYAVGDCVESYDAILESNTISQLGTTAVRQAKTCAQTITGKKSKFNPVLNSMVTKVGKLEFGAVGLTTNFAQQNNIKTVSEKIEAFTRARYYPNAKPMDIKVICDADGKIIGCQIIAEERVAERIDTMTLAITEGLDCFDLSNMEFAYAPPVSMVTDPLVLAVDEVSKKFN from the coding sequence ATGAAAGTAGTAATAATTGGTGGGGGAGCTGGAGGAATGCCAACTGCCTCAAATATTAGGAAAATAGATAAAGACATTGAAATAACAGTTATCACTCGTGACAATTATATTGCATACTCACCATGTGCAATACCTTATGTATTAAGCAATACTATTGAAACATTCGATGACATTGTTATGAAAACCCCTGAAGATTACAAAGAGAAAGATATTGAAGTTTTAACTAACTCCGAAGTAACTGATGTTGATAATGATAAAAAAGAATTAACCTATACTTCCGAAGGTGAAGTTAAAACCATGAAATATGATAAACTTGTACTTGCTACAGGTGGAAACTCATTTATACCACCTATACCTGGTGCTGATTTAGACGGAGTATTCAAAATCAGAAACATCAACGATGGTAAAAAAGTTAAAGAATGGATTAAAAACTGTAAAAATGTAGTGGTTACTGGTGCAGGTTTAATTGGTATTGAAATAGCTTATGCATTTAAAGAATTAGGATTGAATGTAACATTAAACGAAATGTTACCTCAGATAGTACCAAGGTCCCTTGATCCTGACATGGCTGAAATTGTTACAGAATATCTTAAAAGTGAAGGACTTAATATTGTTCTTGGAAAACCAATTACCGAGATTAAAGGTGATGGAAAAGTTGAATCTGTAGTCGTTGATGGTACAGATGAAAACCCTGCAGATATGGTTATTCTTGCAACTGGAGTAAGACCTGAACTTAATCTTGCAGAAATGATTGGTTGTGACATTGGAAGATGGGCTATTTTAGTTAATGATAAAATGGAGACTTCAGTTAAAGATGTTTATGCTGTAGGTGACTGTGTTGAATCTTATGATGCCATATTAGAATCCAATACCATTTCACAATTAGGTACTACTGCTGTTCGTCAAGCAAAAACATGTGCACAAACAATTACTGGTAAAAAATCCAAGTTTAATCCTGTTTTAAACTCAATGGTTACCAAAGTAGGTAAATTGGAATTTGGTGCTGTAGGACTTACAACTAACTTTGCTCAACAAAACAACATAAAAACTGTTTCAGAAAAGATTGAGGCATTTACTAGAGCAAGATATTATCCAAATGCAAAACCTATGGACATCAAGGTTATCTGTGATGCAGACGGAAAAATCATAGGTTGTCAAATCATTGCAGAAGAACGTGTAGCAGAAAGAATAGATACTATGACCCTTGCTATTACCGAAGGATTAGACTGCTTTGATTTAAGTAATATGGAATTTGCTTACGCTCCTCCAGTATCAATGGTTACTGATCCATTAGTACTTGCTGTAGATGAAGTAAGTAAAAAATTCAACTAA
- the mch gene encoding methenyltetrahydromethanopterin cyclohydrolase, with the protein MVSVNVEAKKVVDKMIDDADALKIAVSKLSNGATVIDCGVNVEGSLKAGQLYTEVCLGGLADVGISIPGDLSEKFALPSVKVKTDYPAISTLGAQEAGWSVSVGDFFALGSGPARALSLNPKETFDAIGYKDDADLAILTLESDVLPGEDVAQYVADECNVDVENVYLLVAPTSSFVGSIQIAGRVVENGVYKMLEFLGFDVTKIKHAAGIAPIAPVTPDGLKAMGRTNDAVLFGGRTYYYLESEEGDDIEALAKQVPSSAADGYGEPFYDTFKAAGFDFYKIDKGMFAPAEVVINDFTTGKVYKEGFVNADLLKKSFGVDN; encoded by the coding sequence ATGGTAAGTGTAAATGTAGAAGCTAAAAAAGTAGTCGATAAAATGATTGATGATGCAGATGCTTTAAAAATTGCTGTTTCTAAATTAAGCAATGGAGCTACTGTTATCGATTGTGGAGTAAATGTTGAGGGAAGTTTAAAAGCAGGACAATTATATACTGAGGTATGTCTTGGTGGACTTGCTGATGTAGGTATTTCTATTCCTGGAGATTTGTCTGAAAAATTCGCACTTCCTTCAGTCAAGGTTAAAACTGATTATCCAGCTATTTCAACATTAGGTGCACAAGAAGCAGGTTGGTCTGTTTCAGTAGGAGATTTCTTTGCATTAGGTTCAGGACCTGCAAGAGCATTATCTTTAAATCCTAAAGAAACATTTGATGCAATTGGTTACAAAGATGATGCTGATTTAGCTATTTTAACTTTAGAATCTGATGTTTTACCTGGTGAGGATGTAGCACAATATGTTGCTGATGAGTGTAATGTTGATGTAGAAAATGTATATTTACTTGTTGCACCTACCTCCTCATTTGTTGGATCTATCCAAATTGCAGGAAGGGTAGTTGAAAACGGTGTATACAAAATGTTAGAATTCCTCGGATTCGATGTAACTAAAATTAAACATGCTGCAGGTATTGCACCTATTGCACCTGTAACTCCAGACGGCCTAAAAGCTATGGGAAGAACTAATGATGCAGTATTATTTGGTGGAAGAACTTATTATTATCTTGAATCTGAAGAAGGAGATGATATTGAAGCTCTTGCTAAACAAGTACCTTCATCTGCGGCTGACGGATATGGTGAACCATTCTATGATACTTTTAAAGCTGCTGGATTTGACTTCTACAAAATCGATAAAGGAATGTTTGCACCTGCTGAAGTAGTAATCAATGATTTCACTACTGGTAAAGTTTACAAAGAAGGATTTGTAAATGCAGATTTACTTAAAAAATCATTTGGTGTAGATAACTAA
- a CDS encoding secondary thiamine-phosphate synthase enzyme YjbQ, producing the protein MIVKDRLYINSINRFQIVDITPYINEKIKKSQIYSGIINVFTKHTTSAIIINENEKGLQTDIFNILYDLIPDGNRYSHDMIDHNAGSHLRSLFLGPSEIIPIYEGSLDLGRWQSVFFIELDGPRSRRQVDLTIMGD; encoded by the coding sequence ATGATTGTAAAAGATAGATTATACATAAATTCGATTAATCGATTTCAAATAGTTGATATTACGCCATATATTAATGAAAAGATTAAAAAATCACAGATTTATTCAGGAATCATTAATGTTTTTACAAAACATACTACCTCTGCAATAATAATTAATGAGAATGAGAAGGGCCTTCAAACAGATATTTTTAATATCCTATATGATTTAATTCCTGATGGAAATAGGTATAGTCATGATATGATAGATCACAATGCAGGTTCACATTTAAGATCCCTATTCTTAGGTCCATCAGAAATAATTCCAATATATGAAGGTAGTTTGGATTTAGGAAGATGGCAATCTGTTTTCTTCATTGAACTTGATGGTCCTCGTTCTAGACGTCAAGTTGATTTAACTATAATGGGGGATTAG
- a CDS encoding epoxyqueuosine reductase, protein MSLSNDLKKFILSKGAKQVGFADLNDMGVSNINGEDLGFKVKSGICFLINLDANIVKTLLDGPSLEYYNHYSKINDELDSIGKDVEAFLKSKNYNAYAQTFDRTCNDFIFNNGCDNTIPHKTVGTKAGLGWIGKCDAFITNEFGSALRLSTVLTDAPLEYAHPVTASLCGMCTECRNICPGGAVSGITWSPRLKREDFFDYEKCMEAAKKQCREVLGREDTICGRCIAACPHTQKYLRKVL, encoded by the coding sequence ATGTCTCTTTCTAATGATCTAAAGAAATTTATTCTATCTAAAGGTGCAAAACAGGTGGGTTTTGCAGATTTAAATGACATGGGTGTAAGTAATATTAATGGTGAGGATTTGGGTTTTAAGGTTAAGTCAGGTATTTGTTTTTTAATTAATCTTGATGCCAATATTGTTAAAACTCTTTTGGATGGACCTTCACTTGAGTATTATAATCATTATTCTAAGATAAATGATGAGTTGGATTCAATAGGTAAGGATGTGGAGGCTTTTCTTAAATCTAAAAATTATAATGCTTATGCTCAAACCTTTGATAGAACATGTAACGATTTTATTTTTAATAATGGTTGTGATAATACTATACCCCATAAAACTGTAGGGACAAAAGCAGGTCTGGGGTGGATTGGTAAATGTGATGCATTTATAACAAACGAGTTTGGTTCTGCTTTACGTTTATCAACTGTTTTAACTGATGCTCCTTTGGAGTATGCACATCCAGTTACAGCTTCACTATGCGGTATGTGTACTGAATGTAGAAATATATGTCCTGGCGGCGCAGTTTCTGGAATTACTTGGAGTCCGCGACTTAAAAGGGAAGATTTCTTTGATTATGAGAAATGTATGGAAGCAGCTAAAAAACAATGTAGGGAAGTTCTTGGAAGAGAGGATACCATATGTGGCAGATGCATTGCTGCATGTCCACATACCCAGAAATATCTAAGGAAGGTATTATAG
- a CDS encoding right-handed parallel beta-helix repeat-containing protein has protein sequence MDLTKEKSTKNYQHGKVIFFILIIILCFALITSVSATDNTNSTEVKLSSSSNTYNVNSSLNTEEIQKVFDGAKSGDTINFTSKTYNNFSVVVDKKLNIISDSNSVLNTNSQLSTKAKSLGLGNSFGFYFINSSSGCLLRGFTLNGNADYQIIVNGANNVNIQNNTINGGREGGVLIKNSIGSNLTGNKIMNSGRNGLDLYDTKDTIVKNNNISKNTRDGVYIHNADKLNLTYNDLLSNGRAGLDMEGSTSNCNFIHNHIQDNANNILINSHSHNDVIRENTITGAKYSSVYDDGSGNTGNGILFGDDYKSAGIRIYIGYNTIGFNSQFDAKNTMTQPVFTLGANYYITNDGEQAKAHLCPMLMGGELNWEKIKHLSLGFSKKGNQVYGLLYDDNGNVVTAGDFDMDDVSINGQSYGKASYVDGKAVIDADVDDGSQITVKSGSSTTTVTVKKSSENTDSTDTKKDDPSNTNLNNPNNSNNPSNSNNQGTSTSNQTGTGSGTGQGSGSGTNSNLNGTGIMSGESSGVSNGGSGQSGDNGAGSSSSSSGSADNGKAYEIATQKTSAGSAAQNRQWLAVAAIVALVLLFVVGYKRRNNDDDFD, from the coding sequence ATGGATTTAACTAAAGAAAAATCCACAAAAAATTATCAGCATGGAAAAGTAATCTTTTTCATATTGATAATTATTTTGTGTTTTGCTTTAATTACATCTGTATCTGCAACAGATAATACAAATTCAACCGAGGTAAAATTAAGTTCTTCCTCAAATACTTATAATGTTAATTCTAGTTTAAATACCGAGGAAATACAAAAGGTCTTTGATGGGGCTAAAAGTGGTGATACAATTAATTTCACCAGTAAAACGTATAATAATTTCTCAGTAGTTGTTGATAAGAAATTGAACATTATAAGTGATTCCAATAGTGTATTAAATACTAATAGTCAACTATCAACTAAAGCTAAATCTTTAGGTTTGGGAAATAGTTTCGGATTTTATTTTATCAATAGTAGCTCTGGATGTTTGCTTAGAGGTTTTACATTAAATGGTAATGCTGATTATCAGATAATAGTAAATGGCGCTAATAATGTTAATATTCAGAATAACACTATCAATGGTGGAAGGGAAGGTGGAGTATTGATTAAGAATTCTATTGGATCTAATTTAACAGGTAATAAAATTATGAATTCCGGAAGAAATGGTCTTGATCTATATGATACCAAAGACACTATTGTTAAAAATAATAATATTAGTAAAAATACAAGAGATGGAGTATACATTCATAATGCTGATAAATTAAACTTAACTTATAATGATTTGCTTTCTAATGGTAGAGCGGGTTTAGATATGGAGGGAAGTACATCTAACTGTAACTTCATTCATAATCATATTCAAGATAATGCAAATAACATTCTCATCAATTCACACTCTCATAATGATGTTATACGTGAAAATACTATTACTGGAGCAAAGTATTCCTCAGTTTATGATGATGGATCTGGAAATACTGGTAATGGTATTCTATTTGGTGATGATTATAAATCTGCGGGAATTAGGATATATATTGGGTATAATACAATAGGATTTAATTCTCAATTTGATGCTAAAAACACAATGACCCAACCAGTATTTACATTAGGTGCAAATTATTATATTACCAATGATGGAGAACAAGCTAAGGCTCACCTTTGTCCAATGTTAATGGGTGGTGAGTTAAATTGGGAGAAAATCAAACATCTGTCATTAGGATTTTCTAAAAAAGGTAATCAAGTTTATGGTTTGTTATATGATGATAATGGTAATGTTGTTACTGCAGGTGACTTTGATATGGATGATGTTTCAATCAATGGTCAAAGTTATGGTAAGGCATCATATGTAGACGGTAAAGCTGTAATTGATGCTGATGTAGATGACGGTTCACAGATTACTGTTAAGTCAGGTTCTAGTACTACTACTGTAACTGTTAAAAAATCAAGTGAAAACACTGATTCAACAGATACCAAAAAAGACGACCCATCAAACACTAATCTTAATAATCCTAATAATTCTAATAATCCATCAAATTCAAATAATCAAGGTACAAGTACTAGTAATCAAACAGGTACCGGTTCAGGAACTGGACAAGGTTCTGGTTCCGGAACTAATTCCAATTTAAATGGTACAGGAATCATGTCTGGTGAAAGTTCCGGTGTATCTAATGGTGGTAGCGGACAATCTGGAGATAATGGTGCAGGTAGTTCCTCATCAAGTTCCGGATCTGCTGATAATGGTAAGGCATATGAAATTGCAACTCAGAAAACATCTGCAGGATCCGCTGCTCAAAATAGGCAATGGCTTGCTGTTGCTGCAATAGTTGCTCTTGTATTATTGTTTGTTGTAGGATACAAACGT